CTGCTCACAGCAACACTGAAACCACCtggtttgaatatttattttctctctttttatccTCCACTAACTGATTACAATTACAAGGCAAAGCAATGAATTACTCATTAAGGTAGTCTAACGCAGTGCAATGAGTCCTCAACATTGTTATCAGTCTGCTTGTTCTCTGCCAGCATCAATTTTGTGCATTACAAAGTGTGCTTCTCTCCTAGATGAAGAAAATAGGGATCGTTCTGTCCCACTTGCTCATCTCATCTGTCACGCCGTGCAGCTGTAGCATGCAACTATTTCTGAAGGGAATACGGAGGATTGTTGGTCAAAGTTCTGCCTTACGTCGATTGATTTGCTGACCAATTCAAAATTTTCCGCAGCGCTCCGTCATAAAAGGCTTTAGCTGTTATTATATAGAGGCCAGAGGGGATGCGTTTTGATTGGTGGTTCATATTTGGGAACCAGCATGCCGGAAACAGGGAAGTcaaacaagtttaaaaaaaagatgtttgttgTTACGATCCCTCATTGCGGCTCGGCAAGAGGAATCACAAAAAGTGGGGATAATGTACAAGAAAGACTGCAACTTCAAAGACGCCCGCTTGACTTCTCTAATACAAAGCCTCATATATCTTTGTGGCTTCACGTCTTTGTTGATGCCTTAGAACGAATATCCACATTGCAACGAGATTCCTTCCTCATAGAAATCCACTCGCTCAAACATGAAACCCACGCAGCCTAATTATTGTTTTGTGGGCAAACTAACACGGGACcaaatggttgttgttgttgtgctcatGTCACCTTTATGCCCGATGCTTTCCCTCCTCGCATGCTGTTGAATCTAAATGATTGGGTGTACATGCTCATCACGCATTAGCAAAGAGAACAACAACTTACCCAAGGCGACACTAACAGAACAGAGCCGTTAATGTTATTAGTAACATCTGTGCTTTTCATACCAACTCAAATCGTCTgctacaaaaaatgtatttcttctgtAGATCCATAGAGCAGATTACTGGGAAGGAAGTGCATTTCTTAAAAGCTACTTTGGGGCTTGTGAGTTTTATTGAGACAAACTCCCAACCAATCCTTTAAGGCATTTAAAGAGTTGCATTTCTTCCCCATGACCAAAGCCTTTTCCAACTGGCAGCCAGTCAGGAGCGGCCGTGTGCCTCTGGAGGCATGAAACAGGAAATAGGAAAGGAGTTCCACATGATGCTGGGTCGGACCGTCCCCTTCGTTGAAACCTGAAACCTCTCGGACGGATTTAAACCCAATGAGCAGCGGATGTGTGAGCGCAGcgtcccacccccccacctccaccaccaccaccaccaaatgGGTGCAGCAGCTGTTGATAAACGGGAAACAGTCTACCGAAATGCGTTTGTTCACTTGATTTTGCCGACCTTTGAACCCGTTTGCTGCACTTAGAAGAAGATTCCATCAACGCAGCACATAAAGACGTCTGGCTTCCGCCCAAacgtacacaaaaaaacaatttacgGGGGTTAATGACTCGGTTACTCCTGAGGCTCTCAAATAAAATGATGCGTCATGCTGATCATCTTTATTAAATGTTGAACTTGTCcacagtaaaaatatatatatatatatttttcttacaGCTGCAATAGAAAGGATCTGAAATTTCAACAGCGAtgccaagagagagagagagagagagagagagagagagagagagagagagaccttatCAGAGAGACTGTATTAAACTACTAGAACATGCAGCCGCAGCCCAGAGAGAGACCAGAGAAGATATGCAAGATGGAGGCCGATGGGAGATGGGAGGAGTTGCAGATACCCGTATTTTTGAGCTATGAATTTGAAAAAACGCTTTGAGATTCTATATACCCGTTTTTCAACCCATAAATAAAGCCAATTAATTATCTCAAATGATTGATACAGAATTTCCCTAAtttttataacatttattttatgttgatTCTCTCTATCTTTAGACCAGTATCGTCATATTTCCGTTGACAAACCCCAAAACTGTAATTACAATCTCTACTACTCCTTTTATGTACCGGAACGCCTTCCACCTCGTCCAGTCCCCGAGCTCCTACATCCCCCAGGATGCCTCTCAGCATCCTCCAGTCAACGTCttgctttcagcagcttcttatTCTAATGTGATGAAAGGCCACTTATAAAACAAGTATAAGGAGTCATTTTCTTTACACTAAGTGCAAAATGCCCCGAGGCTGCATTTTATTCTGTTCTATTGATGCCTGGCTTCCACTGGAGTGGATTTCTTACAGGAAGATTGAAAGTGTAAAGTGGAGGCAGTGAAGCTTCTTCTTTTGATTCTGAAGCACTGACTCAAAATCGGTCTTCACTGCAGCAGGTTTAGAAATATCAACCAATGTTGTGTTAtgttgcttgttgttgttttttgttgctctgCATCTGTCCGTCCCACAGTATTGCTCTTGGTTTTTGCAACTCCAGATGGATGAATGCAATGGGACTTCGTTGTGCTAAAAACTAAATGCCTACACATTTGTGTGCCGCCATTGTGTCTGCCTGAGTGGCTTCATCCCAGTCCCAACATGGACCATTGGGTTTCTCTCATTAAACCGAGGACTGCttactctctccctcttttgaCTGTATCGTAATAAGCTCATGTGTTTTGTGAACAGTGTTCTCAAAGAATACGGACATGAAGCCTCTTTAAATGGTTTCACATGGGTGGATAATGCAGTTTTGTCTCCTTAATGTGGTCAACTGAATTAAGTCAACCATTCTTATAGGCGGTTAATAGAGATTTAAGATGCGATgtcaacatttttcatttggacACATGTCTGAAAAGTCAGGGTCTATAGTTAAATAGCAATTGAGGCTTTGGCCCACTGATGAAAATGCGACATTATCTGTGTCTATGGTTATATTCCTGGACAGTCACacaattcaatttgttttttcactAGAAATGAAAATATGAAGTCAATTCTATGGCACGTGCCACGGTTTTCCCTTTATAACGCAACAAACAGTACTGATTGTCACTTTAGTTATACTCAGTATATCTGTGGTGGTGCAATGTCTCATCCTCCCAAAACAAAGCCCCTTCCATCCAATGAAAGAGGTTTTCAATGTAACCTGTGCAAAGATTTTGGTTGAATGGATCCGGCCAGTGAGACCAGGACACGGAGTGAGAGGAAGCGATGGGTGGTCCTGTCGTCTTCTGtagtttctctctcttttcaggGAGCGGGTTAAACACACATCTGAGAGTCGGAGGCGGTGGGCGGCAAACAATGAGTAACATTTGGAAGAATTCATTTTGCACACCAGCATGAAATATCACCACTAGTTTAGGTTTTGCCAAAAATGTGAGGCTTTACTCACATTGAGGGGGTTAGAAAATTTGTATAAAAGTGGACGGTTTCCACAATGTTGGGGCCTTTATCTATATCTAGGATTAATATGACACCACATCACCACCATCGTAAGCCATTGTGTTAATAATACAGTTGtgaatcaaaaacatttttgtacaGATTTGTCATAATCCTAAATATTATATTGTCATGTTTTCATTACGCCTTGTATCAGTTTCACAGAGTTGAAAATGATTACTACACTACTGAGGAGGGCCTGGATTTAAATGATgttacgctcagcttcatcTCATATAGTGGTGGCAAGGCAGGTATTTTTTGGCCTTGGGCAACGCAAAATCGTTTTTGGTGTGATAATTGCTTTAGCTACCAATTTCATTTCTTTAATTTCGTTTCTTACATGCACGCTATTCACTAGTGCCTCCCTCCCTACTCGGCATCAGAAAACATTGTCCTTGGCCGAGACTGACTGAAAACAAATTACCTACTGATTCTACGACTAATATTTATTTGCTAGATACAACAAACAATGTAATGGCTAAGGGCTTTACGCTTGATTGGAAGGATTGAAATGAACACAGCAGAACAGAGGATAACAGTTggtcaaatgtatttatatttcccTGCAAATCTTTTAAATCTTCACAGCTATGTTTGCTATCGTGCTATCTGGATCCCTGCCAAATGTCTCTACGTGGCGCCAGTTAGGAGTTGActctttttattgatttgaacCGGCATTAAGTGTTTTTAAACAAGCTACATTGACAGAAAATCCCCTTTTAAGTTGACGTGGGGAACACATTAGTCTCCAGTAATAGATCCAATATCCACTCTCCTTCAAGCTTCTTTTTGGTGTCGAACAATTCCGGAAATATGCGTCTCCTTAGCTCCAGAAGGCCAATACGTACACCTACTACTTGTTAACTGTGTCAGTTTGCTGTTTGGAAACATACGGCCAATTAATCACAGccttttattatctttttttccaCCCACTTTAGGCAAGTATGTTTACCAGCCCATGACCAACGTGTGCCAGCTGCCCACCACGGCCGTGCCAGCTGTTGGGACGGAGTACAGCGGAACCATGGACCTGTCCGTCGCGCTGGCCGAGCGCTTCCTGAAACTCGCCCCCTGCTTCCAGTCCCCGCCGCACCTGGAGTCGCCCAAGTACTGCGTGATTGCCGACCTGTTTGTGGACGACTACGTTGTCAAACGCATCAACGGAAAGATGTGCTACGTGCAGCGGCCCCCGCCTTCCATACCCGAACCTCCGCGTGCTTCCACACCCCCGGCGCCTGCGCCCTCCACACCTCGGGTGCCCCAGAGGCCCGCTCCGCCTCGTCAGCCGCTGAAGCCGGCGCCGCCGGCCCAACATGCGCCTTTTCAGCAggtccagcaggtccagcaCGTGTACAGCGAACACAAACATCCTACCCCTGCGGATAAGATAAAAGGCCCCAAAATGGACCACTGCTCCTCCCCGTCCAGCTCTGAGGACTCCGGCATCAACGCGTTGGGTCTGCACTACCTGGAGTCCTgcgaggaggagacagagggggaggaagaggaggaggaggaggaggaagacgagctgAGCACAGGTGGGAACTCCAGTCCCGGCAGCGTGTGGGATCAGGACGACTGCTCTCTGCTCTCCCCTTCCAAGTCAATGATAGAGATCATCGAAAAGATTGAAACGACGGTGTAACCGACACAACGGGGACGTGGATGCCGGCtgtgagctgcagaggagaaataACGAGAATCACACTTGAGGATTTATTCCACGCGGACTAATGGGACACAAATCCCTCCCTGCTGTTCGGCAGAGCTCCGCTTGGTGGTTTGGTTGAATTTGTTTTGCGGCAGGTGGCCGAGGACTGTGCATCTAATCCATCCGGCTCCCCTGCATGGAGTGAATTTATTACAATACAGAAAGCCACAAGCACAAGAATATTAAGCACATGCACAGTGGACCAAATACACCTATGCACAACAGCATTATTCAATAATAGGTGCACTTCAGTCAgaagaaagtaaaaataaaagcgGGACATTTTTCTCAGATTTTTCTTTAGGCATATATTACTGGAGCGAAATTTTGTATGAACAAAGGCGGCATAAGTAGGTTTCCTGATGATAATACGCAGTTAGGCAATTCGCCATTCGTCAATCTGCCAGACAGACTTTATTCTTATTCACTCTGCAGATACGTAGGTCTGCAATTCTTGTTCCTCTGGTCAATGGACCCACCCACACGTATTATTAATTCTTACAATCAAGCATAATAACTACAAGGCCAGCCGCCTCTCATGGGCCCAAAAGCAAATCAGCCAGTTAACCACTCAGCTCCGGGCTGCTGGGACACGACTGTCAGGTCGATAAAAGGCCCACAGTTTGTGTGCTACCTCACTGACACCAACACAGGCTGGAGGTACGAAGACAGGACAGTATTCGACAATCAAGGATTACACAGAAGCACATTCATACACTGTTCCTGCCAGCGGGGGGGCAAGGAGACTCTTATGGAACCATTCATCGGACATTAACACATTCTTCTGACAGCATATTCTGGTCAACCTGGTCTGAACTGCTGTGCTGTTCCAGGTTAAATGGGGCGTTAAGCAAAACATGACTTGTATTGACCTCTATTAGCATCCAGGAAATGAAATAGCAAAGACGTGTCTGGCAGAGTTACAGCGACAAAGCAGAGGTTGTTGCAGCGGAACATTAGAAGAGAGCACCTAGGGAAgagggaatatatatatatatatatatataatatatattaacatATAGACTTTAAAATTAAATTGCTATTGGCTTTTTGGGTTCGATGGCGAGATTCCAGCTGAGAGTCTGGTAACGTTGTGCAGGATTGAAAGCTATTTTATGTTAAAGTGCAAGAAATCTCACTTAGAGCGCCTTTAAAggaggttaatgtatggaataGAATGATGTTGTGATGTGTTATAAGAAATACACTCAAATATAATACTTGTCAGACAGACCCTCATTAGTCAGTTAGTAGAAGGAAGATGAGTTGGGTCTTTTAGgaaaattgttttaatgtttcaactgttatttttatttcctggaGAGTTATCTGCAAAAACCACTAAAATCTTCACAAACATGTACTGTTACAATGAAATGCTAGATGTAacgaaaaaaagaaggaaaaagataATTTTGCATGACTGCATTCATTTGCTGAAGTCCCTCaagtaaaaacacaatttaacaaATTTATGGTTCGGTGTTGAAACGTAAACAAATCTGTCAAATGTCTTTTCCTTATTCGGGAACAGTCCTTGTCATTACACTCAAGACAGTCCCTCTGTAATGCATCAAAACATATGTTATGTTCTCACTATTGTCATATTATTTTCATATGAATAAATCCAACTGATACTCACACTTTTTCTCCTTCGATTTGTCTTTTGTAGTCATTGCAGAGCATTTTCTGCAAAAGAAAGTTCAAATCTTTCCTTGCACAGCGCCCAAAGATCCTTCTCCTGACACACAGATGACTAATGCTCTCCACAGTTTGAGTGGAGAAGCAAAGCGAGAGATAGATTGAGTCATCACTTTAactctgttttcttttcacctttacattttttttatgaatgttctttgtttttgaTTCTCTTCCCTGCAACGTTTTCTCTCTTGCACGGCAATGAAAAATCAAGATTagagcaggaaaaaaagagaaagaattgaGGCCGTACTTTATGCTGTGTATGGTGTAAGAAATGCAATGTGGGTTAGAGTCCTCCACCTCTGActcctgttgacccaaaccagCTATGTCCCGTGTGTCTCTGCACCACACAGTCTTCATCCAGCAGCGGACTTTGTGAGAGACCATCAATGCACCTCTCTCCCCTTGACTTTGAGCCCCAGATTGATTTCTTTGTGCTTCTCTTTTTCCGCTTCATCGCGTCTATCGACTATTTGTACTCCGAACCAAGGCCGAGATAAGATCttgactttttttaatattatgtaTATGCAGTCGATACCCGGCTGCATGAGGAGAAGGTGTGTGCCAACTGGAGAGCCTGGATGACAGCAAAGAGTGAAAGTGTGAGTATGGAAGCGACAGGCAGAGGAATCTCAATTAACGACGATGATGCAAGCACATGAAAATACTTTGCACGGACTTgccgcgcgcgcgtgtgtgtgtgtgtgtgtgtgcgtgcatgtgggagagcagacacacagacttGCATGTAGTTCAACATCCAGAAATAGTTTTTTCAAGCGCTACTGACAGATTTCATGAAGAGATAGATTGCTGTTACTGTTAATCCCTCACAGCAAAGTCATTCAACTGGCAGGCACCTTGAGCACTGCAGAACCtgctgactctctctctctctctctaactcacaccacacacacacacacacagacatacacatacacagtaCGATACACGGCAAATCAAAAAGCGCCCTTGTTCAAGGACTGTTGTGGAAGCGTGGTTGGCACAGTCACACAAGCGGTAGAGAGATGTTGTCAGCTCCTTCTTTTGATTTGCCTATGCAGACAGATTAGCTTCCTCCGGggttttccttttaatttcacATAATTGCGCTTTCTCTCCAGTTGCCCTTTATCGCTAGAACTCAAATACTCAGACTAAGATTTTAGTGACTAAATTAAAACGCGTAAGAGCGTAAGAGAGGCTTCAGGCTCGATCAATTTAAAGCATTCTCTCTAggaaaaatgttgaatattacACCTTGTTCATTTGATTTAGTAAATCCATTCTATTACGTCTATTATGTTTTGAAAAGCTTCTCTCTGAAAAACGAACCTATTTACACATTCAAGGTATTTAAGAGAATATGATGCTTTGCATTTAGCAAATGACGGTAATTTGGGATTTTCAATTGAAATCAACTGTCTATTTAATGCCAAATACTGTAAGCGTGAAGTAAAAACACTGGTaagaaacattacatttttacccCAGTTGTGTGACGCCATCATGCGAACGTCACGCAGCTTCAAAGGAGAGCTGATACAAGCTGACAAGTGAAGAACGTGAATCTGTCAAACGGAAGGCAGCGccaaaaaaactaatttaaccAACTTCAAAGTAACCTTGAGGGGAAAGTTAAAAGTGGCAACCAGAAGTTACAGGGTTAATTTCATTTATAATTTGACGGTGCACCTCACGGATATCCGCTCCCTTCAGGGAACCTGCACCATATTGCATGCAGCTTCCTCACACAGCCCCGTCTCTAATGTGAGACATCCGGAGCCAAACCGCAGCACTCCATCAAAAAGGCTCATTTACATGTCCAATTCACAGCAAACTGTCCCCGTGATTGGCCTGATGCAGGCGGTAAGCAGGCAGCAGCGGGCCGCTGATAAACAACCAAACACCTGCGATGGGTTTCTGATAAGCTCCATAAACGCCGGAGCGTCACCCGGAGAGCAGCTCTGCGCTCCCCGcctttaaaatattcattactTTTTCCCGTCACCGTCTGCCCTCGTCTTTGAAATGGATTTGAGAGCGCTTTTTTCctttgacacacacagagcgtgACTTCGCCCCCCCCGCCAACTCCAGGCTACGGCTTCAAGTTCTTGTGAGGACAGACAGGTTCTGTGTTTGTTGCCCCTTTGTCGCTCAAAGCCTCTTGGTGACTCATCCTTTCTGCTGAAGAGCTGGCGAGGCCTTTGTGCGATGGCAGAGTGACTCACGGTGATGTACAGTAACGTGATTAGTTGGCTTTGTTGCTGAGTATTAGGCTGTAATAGATGGGGATTCTTAGAGAAAATGCTGGATGAATGATGACTTTTCTTTTCCGTTTCTCACTCAATGGTTGTTGATTCAACCGGTTCAACAATCATCAATAATAAAAGCTTACTTTCTGCAGTTTTTGCGGTTTTACTAGTGGCCGTTGGCCGAGTAATTCCTTGTTTTTTAGCTCTGAGGAAAAGCGTGAATCCATCTTAATCACATCAAAGAGTGGGAGGGTGTCGGGAAGGCTTGTGCCGGCTATAATTTCATTATAACATTAATTATGCTGACAAGAGAGTAATTATCTTTCTTTTAATCCTCACACGgcactgaaataaaacacaagtaCCTAAATTCAAAGGTCAGTACACCTAAAATGTCTAAGACTCCAATGGGGAACAGAAGAACTACGATATTGATTCATATCACTTCAACACACAAAACTTGAGAAATAATGGAATTACAGGGAAATTACAGATGTGACATTGGGACTCTGTAAATTCTTCGTCTGCACCAGTCGAGGGTAAATAAGCATCACAATATAAATTGACATGATTGGCAGCTCCAGGCCCCTCCCACAACACTTTGGACAGATGTGGCCCTCGTCTGCGGAGTATTTTATAATGCTGCTGCTCAAAAATACCATTGTTCTCCACCGTTTAATACTTTCTAAAAGCTTTCCCAGAATAGAGGAACAGAAGTAGGCCAGTACTGCACCCAGATTGCTTCCAGCAGACGACTGAAATCATATGAGACGCCAGCCTTCTAAATCTAAAGGCCGAGTGCCCGTCCACCTTAAAAAAACACTGGTTTCGGGGGAATTATTCCATTACGAGATCTTGGCCACCACAGCGCCCCAGGATGAGCTTTGTGGATGCATTAATGTGCGTGGAGATCTTGCAGAAAATCTCAGAAACCCTTTATCCTGTAAGTCAAGTATGAAAAGCAACGACGACCGTCATAGCACTTGAAAAGGTTCTTTATGTTTCTAAAATGTCAGACTGTGTGACTTTTTACTAATCACACGCAATAATCTAGTGTTTCACACTTGGTTATCCAGGAGCTTGTTCTCGGGTATTTTCTTATTTCGCTTTCGGCGGCTTAAGTTACAAAACACGCGTGTCAACAAAATATTCCACACTGACGATCACATTATTTCACGGCCTTCTTTCCGTGAACTTATCAACAGCTTCCCATCTGTTCCATCTGAATAATTATACACAAATACTGAAAACAGTCTGAAGTTACTCTGTATTCCAGCTGCTCCAAATCTCACAACTAACACATATCTGACTGTGATGTGCGGGACGCTTGTCAGCATACATGTATTTGCTGTGGTTACCAGTATACTTCAATCACGGCTCCACTGTAGGAGGTTATCCTTGTGctttttttgcttctttctGGATGACTTTAGTTGCAGTCCACCCACACCGACCTTTGTATTGCATCTAAATAGAGGACATTACACCTACACCGCACAGTGAGAGTGTGGGTGAAAAAGGTTGCTCGTGACCTTGAATCCTGCTGCTAGTGACACGACGGGCTGATGAAGGTGCGTTACACACAGACATCACACACAGTTAGCTGGGACATTTAAACTCAAAACACGCATCAAAGTCCACAAACAGAAGCTAAATCCTAACAATAATAACAGACTtctgtccgcccaccatctgaaaatcaaccccgacaagactgaactacttctctttcccggaaagattcgcttacccaggacctgacagtcaactttgggaactccgtacaaACGCCCAccttgaccgctaagaacctcggcatcacactcgacagccaactctccctgactcccaacatcaccgcgacaacgcaatcctgtagatacacgctctacaacatcaggagaatacgtccccttctcactcagaaggcagcgcaggtactgattcaggctcttgtcatctcccgcctggactactgcaactctctcctggcaggtctccctgccaccgccattcgacctctgcagctcattcagaatgcagcagctcgactggtcttcaaccttccgaaattctcccacactactccactcctccgctctcttcactggctaccggtggccgcccgcatccagttcaaaacactggtgctcacgtaccatgctgtgaatggatcgggtccagcttacatccaggacatggtcaaacccaacatcccaacccgcactctccgctctgcatctgcaaaactactcgtccctccctcactgagagcaaaacactcgactaggtctcgactcttcgctgtccttgcgccgaaatggtggaacgagctctctgaagacatcaggaccgcagagagccttcacatcttccgccgcaaactaaagacacacctcttcagactctacctcgactacagactaacaaattgtagcacttaaattgtacttgtaacgtcactcatctatagcaaattgtaaattggcttatttgaggaaattgcactttcttgtttcttgttctcctgagtttgtaccctatggttgaatgcacttattgtacgtcgctttggataaaagcgtcagctaaatgacatgtaatgtaatgtaatgtaatgtaatgtaacttctTCAAACCGCAAGGCATTTGATGATGGCCAGAGCCAGGTGCACAAATCCGCCAGCTGAGCGGCAGGAAATAAGAGCGACTAATCTGTGTTTGAAAAGACGCCCGACGGTGTCTGCGccagggagggaagaggaggaggcccgtCGGATTAAGCAGTGTGTAAATGGACCTGCTGGCTGGACCAGATGAGGACCAGCAGATGCTTTTCCACACCACGTGGGGTTCGATCGGCTGGGCTGCTCTGtgccccacaaaaaaaaaaaaaacgccttaACTTGTTGCACAGCGTGACCCCCCCGCCTCGCCCCCATTGTCATCGCCTCCACCGACACCATTAGCATGCAAATGAGAGCTGGGCCCCTTCGCCCGTGGGTGCTGATGGGGTGAAACAAACCTCCCGCTTCTCGGTGCATTAATATCATGCATGCAGGGTATTACGTTGCATGATACTTGGCATGAATGTGAaaggttgttgtgttgtgtatttttgaGCAGTAAAACAAAGGGGAGATCTCCGTTAAGCAGATCTTTGAGCGGCACATACAGAGAGCCTGATAATATGAGTCAGGAGATCAAGAATCctaacaaaatgttttgccaTCTGTTCCTCATAAATATCAAATGCATATTGCAGCAAGGTCAGTGAGTAGGTTTATGCTTTGAACCAGTATATTCTAAATAACACTGATCCTAAGTTTAGCCTAGATTCTGCTTTCACTGAAATCCATCGTCTTGACCTAAAGGACCTGAGAGATGGCACTAATCTACTACACTAATCTACTCAATTGTCCACATTGATCATGCGGCtatttgccaaaatgtacaAATCCAGTCCTGAGACaaccattttgtttttgcccTGATGAAACGTGTGGGCGTGTTTGAACTGCCACTGTGACTAAACAGCCAACATAGAAGGCTTTTCAATAACTACGCTCGCGAGTGCCTCAACAACACTTCTGCACACTGAATATCATCACACACCTTtcccacacactcacagctgCCTTTGTTGTAGCAAAGTCATACCTCCTCGCGGTGCATCTACGCTGGATTCCTCTGCCTTCAATGCTGCTACTTTCTTTCTATGTTTCCAAATCCATTTCCATTATTTCCCCATATGGGTTTCTAATTTTTGATGCATCACATTAAGGCTTATTTCAATTATTATTCTAACTCAATTAGAATAACTTGGATTTATTGCTCATTGTTACGCATAGAGGCTACTGATGACACAAAAGGAGTTGATGAACATCGCATCCTGCATCAACCCACAccccatcaaaataaaacacataaagaATTCAGTGCTAAGTTGCTGCTTCCTTTGATCAACCCCTTTTTTTCCACTGTCTCATCTTGTCTGCTGCAGGAGCCCAGTTGATGGCGCTTGACTTCCCTCGCATTTGTATACTTTAATGATCATGCTTGTACATGTCACATCATACACAAACCTTTAATTTGCCCAATTTACTACGCGCAACATGTTTTAATAACCTGTACTCTCTGTGAGTTATTTGGTTTGTACTCACATTTTCACCATGCCGATTCGAGTGTTTATGCATTCTGCATCTAGTGCTTTGTAAACTAAAGTAGGCGATACCTTCACTGTGCTTTTATTTGCGCTTCCCTGCTTTACCGACTCACAAGGTCAGTGGGT
The window above is part of the Gasterosteus aculeatus chromosome 16, fGasAcu3.hap1.1, whole genome shotgun sequence genome. Proteins encoded here:
- the LOC120833482 gene encoding UPF0524 protein C3orf70 homolog A, translating into MATSRAQKCPKSEKLDEAQALAKSCAGRPDFLPCDGLSICATHSHGKCFKLHWCCHLGWCHCKYVYQPMTNVCQLPTTAVPAVGTEYSGTMDLSVALAERFLKLAPCFQSPPHLESPKYCVIADLFVDDYVVKRINGKMCYVQRPPPSIPEPPRASTPPAPAPSTPRVPQRPAPPRQPLKPAPPAQHAPFQQVQQVQHVYSEHKHPTPADKIKGPKMDHCSSPSSSEDSGINALGLHYLESCEEETEGEEEEEEEEEDELSTGGNSSPGSVWDQDDCSLLSPSKSMIEIIEKIETTV